The following proteins come from a genomic window of Paenibacillus spongiae:
- a CDS encoding DUF3626 domain-containing protein — protein sequence MAEMDTNRLTEAQRHAIQHVRAAAKSRRDRDRRRTEAILSRSGVPGAAWMDSALSCIAAYCCVTVNFHPDRVLPSGITVIEGLLREGRYRSQFETFVSNGSRTAYPGGDRDRWEELLFGGAYHTPDVPHDERPKYGALNIMNYGDGAAPRFGSCYLKLRPQVSDRCTFTFGDSHLGPECIGTGDIFEPLLASVVDVMVSERMALGTPIADLKSFTERILHLQTTDGLPFSGIPGRALDNYIEAQIHGDIDLMNDVAALVADPSFAGTVIGDGLLRLCSHYGIGLYWHSGFQLETEAVPDDFRGPAMPPLARRLDQQFTSPAGFVDAAAIGRAAASLQAHPQQWRDWGSYEETLQHLKQLWHVLVHFGRAYERV from the coding sequence ATGGCTGAGATGGATACGAACCGCTTGACGGAAGCTCAGCGGCATGCGATACAGCATGTGCGGGCAGCGGCGAAGTCCAGGCGGGATCGGGACCGCCGCAGAACTGAAGCTATTCTATCACGTTCTGGGGTTCCGGGTGCCGCTTGGATGGATTCGGCTCTGTCTTGCATCGCCGCATATTGCTGCGTGACAGTCAACTTTCATCCGGATCGGGTGCTGCCCAGCGGCATTACGGTTATCGAGGGGCTTCTTCGCGAAGGCCGCTATCGCAGCCAGTTCGAAACCTTCGTCTCGAACGGAAGCCGGACTGCATATCCCGGAGGGGATCGCGACCGATGGGAGGAGTTGCTCTTCGGCGGTGCGTATCATACGCCCGATGTGCCCCATGATGAGAGACCGAAGTACGGTGCGCTCAATATAATGAATTATGGGGACGGCGCCGCCCCCCGATTTGGCTCTTGCTACCTCAAGCTGCGCCCGCAGGTCTCGGATCGCTGCACCTTTACGTTCGGCGACAGCCACTTGGGTCCGGAATGCATAGGAACGGGCGATATCTTCGAGCCGCTGCTTGCTTCGGTAGTGGATGTAATGGTGTCCGAACGCATGGCGCTTGGCACTCCCATTGCGGACCTGAAGTCGTTCACCGAACGGATTCTTCATCTGCAGACAACGGATGGATTGCCGTTCTCCGGTATTCCCGGACGGGCACTCGACAATTACATCGAAGCTCAAATTCATGGGGACATCGACCTGATGAATGATGTGGCGGCGCTTGTCGCAGACCCGTCCTTCGCCGGAACGGTGATCGGCGATGGGCTGTTGAGGCTGTGCTCTCATTACGGCATTGGCCTTTATTGGCACTCCGGATTCCAGCTGGAGACAGAAGCTGTGCCGGATGACTTTCGAGGCCCGGCAATGCCGCCTTTGGCCCGGCGGCTGGACCAGCAATTTACGAGTCCCGCAGGATTTGTCGATGCAGCGGCGATAGGCAGAGCCGCTGCATCCCTGCAGGCGCATCCTCAGCAATGGCGAGACTGGGGGTCGTACGAAGAGACTTTACAGCACTTGAAGCAGCTTTGGCATGTCCTTGTTCATTTCGGCAGGGCTTACGAGCGGGTGTGA
- a CDS encoding ABC transporter ATP-binding protein produces MGIIFTFLKKYRVAAIVALAMLLVELSVELVQPLMISKIIDDGIMKQDLSVVWLWGGVLTGSAVFAFACGIASSFYASHASMGFGYDLRDKLYEKMQSFAYPVFNRFATSSLITRLTGDVSQVQDLVFMSLRFMTRVPLIVTGSMIMALIVDLKLGLLMAITVPFLLLFIAWVIKKSAALFRTVQARLDTVNGVIQENLTGIRLIRVFVRMSHEVGRFAQASANLMRGTVSALRLTETTMPFIYLIGNAGIIAILWFGRRDIAAGSASVGEVVAVVNYSLRTIGALSAISWLVVSFSKGRASAIRINEVFATDNNADEHKRAPLNLPRIQGHVEFQQVGFHYPNNGINVLEEISFTARPGERIAILGATGSGKTSLVQLITRLYEENEGTVRIDGADARKLDAAAIRDAIGYVPQEVLLFTGSVRDNIAWGQENATMEEIQEAAKRAQIHDTIIHLPQGYDTMLGQRGVNLSGGQKQRISIARALVRNPSILILDDSTSALDVRTEAALLNSLTDLSCTTFLVTQKISSTMSADLILLLDEGRLIEKGSHEALLSRSPLYRQIYQSQYGEEAQHVQRAY; encoded by the coding sequence ATGGGCATAATTTTCACTTTTCTAAAGAAATACCGGGTTGCGGCAATTGTAGCTTTAGCCATGCTGCTGGTTGAGCTTAGCGTAGAGCTGGTTCAGCCCCTGATGATCTCGAAAATAATCGACGATGGAATCATGAAGCAGGATCTCTCCGTCGTGTGGCTCTGGGGCGGGGTGCTGACGGGGAGCGCCGTCTTCGCCTTCGCGTGCGGAATTGCAAGCTCCTTCTATGCTTCACATGCCAGCATGGGGTTCGGGTACGATCTCCGGGACAAGCTGTATGAGAAGATGCAGTCCTTCGCCTATCCGGTATTTAACCGGTTCGCGACCTCATCGCTGATTACCCGATTAACCGGCGATGTCAGCCAGGTGCAAGACTTGGTATTTATGAGCCTGCGCTTTATGACGCGCGTACCGCTCATTGTGACAGGCAGCATGATTATGGCGCTGATCGTTGATCTGAAGCTCGGGCTGCTGATGGCCATAACGGTTCCGTTTCTTCTCTTGTTCATCGCGTGGGTGATTAAGAAGTCGGCTGCGCTGTTCCGCACTGTCCAAGCCAGGCTCGACACCGTCAACGGCGTCATTCAAGAAAATCTGACGGGGATCAGGCTTATCCGGGTTTTTGTGCGAATGAGCCATGAAGTCGGCCGTTTCGCCCAAGCAAGCGCTAATTTAATGAGGGGAACGGTATCGGCGCTTCGTTTGACGGAAACGACCATGCCGTTTATTTATCTTATCGGCAATGCAGGGATCATCGCGATCCTGTGGTTCGGCCGGAGAGATATTGCAGCCGGCAGCGCCTCGGTAGGCGAAGTGGTTGCCGTGGTCAACTATTCCTTACGGACGATAGGAGCGTTGTCGGCCATCTCCTGGCTTGTCGTGTCCTTCTCGAAGGGAAGGGCTTCCGCCATACGGATCAACGAGGTGTTTGCCACTGACAACAATGCAGATGAGCACAAACGTGCTCCGCTTAATCTGCCGCGGATTCAAGGCCATGTCGAGTTCCAGCAGGTGGGCTTCCACTATCCGAATAACGGGATCAACGTGCTAGAAGAGATTTCCTTCACTGCCCGTCCCGGAGAACGGATCGCCATTCTGGGGGCAACAGGCTCCGGAAAAACGTCGCTCGTGCAGCTGATTACCCGCCTCTATGAGGAGAATGAAGGAACCGTAAGAATCGATGGAGCCGATGCCCGTAAGCTGGACGCTGCGGCGATTCGCGATGCAATCGGGTATGTCCCTCAGGAGGTGCTGCTCTTTACAGGCAGTGTGCGCGACAATATTGCTTGGGGGCAAGAGAACGCGACGATGGAGGAGATTCAGGAGGCCGCCAAGCGGGCTCAAATCCACGACACGATTATTCATTTGCCGCAAGGCTACGATACGATGCTTGGCCAGCGCGGAGTCAATCTATCCGGCGGGCAGAAGCAGCGCATCTCCATCGCCAGGGCGCTCGTCAGGAATCCATCCATTCTTATTCTCGACGACAGCACCAGTGCGCTTGACGTCAGGACGGAAGCCGCCTTGCTTAATTCGTTAACCGATCTGTCCTGCACAACATTCCTCGTCACGCAGAAAATAAGCTCTACGATGTCAGCCGATCTCATTCTGCTGCTGGACGAAGGACGGTTAATCGAGAAAGGCAGCCATGAAGCGCTATTATCCCGTTCGCCGCTGTATAGACAGATCTATCAATCGCAGTATGGAGAGGAGGCGCAGCATGTTCAAAGAGCTTATTGA
- a CDS encoding ABC transporter ATP-binding protein codes for MFKELIEPFRHPSPQLNLRAAKNQEGQKAKAKAKNWTVTLGRIWTYLARHRGKLTLVLAMVVLSSALALLGPYLIGVAIDDYIEGTGGPSWIQFLLVLSSVYILFSLVSWLQNIWMIGIAQETVYRMRTDLFAHLHRLPIPFYSKRQQGEIMSRVTNDIENVSGTLNSSAIQIFSSALTLVGTLSVMLWLSPLLTLLTFTVVPLMALGMRWITRRTGPLFKQRQRNLGELNGYIEETLSGQRVIKAFSQEERVIRGFTERNDQIYRSGFWALTISSFIPKLMNGLNNFSFAIIAGIGGIMVIKDFITVGVIIMFVEYARQFTRPLNDLANQWNTLLSAIAGAERVFEVLDEDVETKDEGTAVTLDHVAGAVSFSNVSFSYEAGGATLEEINFEAKPGEMIALVGPTGAGKTTLIQLLSRFYEPSGGKITIDGRELASIRRESLRSNMAFVLQDSFLFEGTIRENIRYGRLNATDSEVEAAAKLANAHSFIVRFKEGYDKRLSADGSGISQGQKQLLAIARAILADPSILVLDEATSSIDTITEIKIQEGLQRLMKGRTSFVIAHRLNTIRKADRILVLKDGRLLEQGSHEELLKREGFYSSLYKGQLKGESMGLGT; via the coding sequence ATGTTCAAAGAGCTTATTGAGCCGTTTCGCCATCCGTCTCCACAGCTGAATCTTCGCGCGGCGAAGAATCAGGAAGGGCAGAAAGCGAAGGCGAAGGCCAAGAATTGGACGGTCACGCTTGGCCGGATATGGACCTATCTGGCCCGGCACCGAGGGAAGCTTACGCTGGTGCTGGCCATGGTGGTCCTCAGTTCGGCGCTTGCGCTGCTCGGACCCTATCTCATCGGCGTTGCGATCGATGATTACATCGAGGGTACGGGAGGTCCGTCCTGGATACAATTCCTGCTCGTCCTCTCATCGGTCTATATTCTGTTCTCGCTCGTGAGCTGGCTGCAAAATATATGGATGATCGGGATCGCGCAGGAGACGGTCTATCGGATGCGAACCGATCTGTTCGCCCATCTGCACCGGCTGCCGATCCCGTTCTACAGCAAACGCCAGCAGGGCGAAATCATGAGCCGCGTGACCAATGATATCGAGAATGTGAGCGGGACGCTGAACAGCTCGGCCATCCAAATCTTCTCCAGCGCGCTGACGTTGGTCGGAACGCTCTCCGTCATGCTATGGCTCAGCCCGCTCCTAACGCTGCTTACCTTTACCGTAGTTCCGCTCATGGCGCTCGGCATGCGCTGGATTACGCGCCGCACAGGTCCGCTGTTCAAGCAGCGGCAGCGCAACTTGGGCGAATTGAACGGCTACATCGAAGAGACGCTGTCCGGCCAGCGGGTCATTAAGGCCTTCTCGCAGGAAGAGCGGGTTATACGCGGTTTTACCGAGCGCAATGACCAAATCTATCGCTCGGGCTTCTGGGCGCTGACGATCTCAAGCTTCATTCCGAAGCTGATGAACGGCTTGAACAACTTCAGCTTCGCCATCATAGCCGGCATAGGCGGAATAATGGTGATCAAGGACTTCATTACCGTCGGGGTGATCATCATGTTTGTGGAATATGCGAGACAGTTTACAAGGCCTCTCAACGATCTGGCGAATCAGTGGAATACGTTATTATCCGCCATTGCTGGCGCCGAGCGGGTGTTCGAGGTGCTGGACGAGGATGTGGAGACCAAGGACGAAGGTACGGCCGTCACACTGGATCATGTTGCTGGAGCGGTGAGCTTCTCCAACGTCTCCTTCTCATACGAAGCAGGCGGCGCTACGCTTGAAGAGATCAACTTCGAGGCGAAGCCCGGCGAGATGATTGCGCTGGTCGGTCCGACAGGAGCCGGGAAGACGACGTTAATCCAGCTGCTCTCCCGTTTCTATGAGCCGAGCGGCGGTAAGATTACGATCGATGGCCGGGAATTGGCTTCAATCCGGCGAGAGAGCTTGCGCTCAAATATGGCCTTCGTTCTGCAGGACTCCTTCCTATTCGAAGGCACGATCCGGGAGAACATCCGGTATGGCAGGCTGAATGCGACCGATAGCGAGGTGGAGGCGGCGGCCAAGCTGGCAAATGCCCATTCCTTCATCGTTCGCTTCAAGGAAGGCTATGACAAACGGCTTAGCGCCGACGGGAGCGGCATCAGTCAGGGACAGAAGCAGCTGCTCGCGATCGCCCGCGCGATTCTGGCCGATCCGTCGATACTCGTCCTCGACGAAGCGACCAGCAGCATCGATACGATAACGGAGATCAAGATCCAGGAAGGACTGCAGCGGCTGATGAAAGGGAGGACGAGCTTCGTGATCGCGCACCGGCTCAATACGATCCGGAAGGCGGACCGAATCCTGGTGCTGAAGGATGGACGGCTGCTTGAGCAAGGGTCGCATGAAGAGCTGTTGAAACGGGAAGGCTTCTACAGCAGCTTGTACAAAGGGCAGCTCAAAGGCGAATCGATGGGGCTCGGAACATGA